One window from the genome of Streptococcus halotolerans encodes:
- a CDS encoding zinc ribbon domain-containing protein YjdM: protein MSLPNCPKCNSEYVYEDGTLLVCPECAYEWSPSEVAEEEEGLIVKDSNGTRLADGDTVTVIKDLKVKGAPKDIKQGTRVKNIRLVEGDHNIDCKVDGFGAMKLKSEFVKKL from the coding sequence ATGTCATTACCAAATTGTCCAAAATGTAACTCAGAGTATGTTTATGAGGATGGAACGTTATTAGTTTGTCCTGAGTGTGCTTATGAATGGTCGCCAAGCGAAGTGGCTGAGGAAGAAGAGGGATTGATCGTTAAAGATAGTAATGGTACGCGTCTAGCAGACGGTGATACAGTTACTGTGATTAAAGACCTTAAAGTAAAAGGTGCCCCAAAAGATATTAAACAAGGCACACGAGTTAAGAACATTCGATTAGTTGAAGGTGATCATAACATTGACTGTAAAGTTGATGGCTTTGGAGCGATGAAACTTAAATCAGAATTTGTTAAAAAACTGTAA
- the lepB gene encoding signal peptidase I: MVKRDLIRNIILAIILTLVLFFIGRFYISTIKISEKNENNFLKANDVLVYNKQEKPKPDDFVVYVIDGKKYISRVIAEGGDTVTSMDDVLYINGLVKPEPYIENLKAAYLAQTNHQVNFTKDFNLQTITKSSKDKIGKGHFLVLNDNRRDEQDSRQFGLIDQSQIKGVLTFKLYPFDAFGFLENQ; the protein is encoded by the coding sequence ATGGTAAAACGTGATTTAATTCGAAATATTATTTTAGCAATTATTTTAACACTAGTCCTTTTTTTTATTGGTAGGTTTTACATTTCTACCATCAAGATAAGCGAAAAAAATGAAAATAATTTCTTAAAAGCTAATGATGTTTTAGTATATAATAAGCAAGAAAAACCTAAGCCAGATGACTTTGTCGTTTATGTGATTGATGGCAAAAAGTATATTAGTCGTGTCATTGCTGAAGGTGGTGATACTGTGACATCTATGGACGATGTGCTTTATATTAATGGCCTTGTTAAACCAGAACCCTATATTGAAAATCTAAAGGCTGCTTATCTAGCTCAAACTAACCATCAAGTGAATTTCACAAAGGATTTTAACTTGCAAACCATTACTAAGTCATCAAAAGATAAGATTGGTAAAGGTCATTTCCTTGTCTTAAATGATAACCGCCGTGATGAGCAAGACAGTCGTCAATTTGGATTGATTGACCAATCTCAAATCAAGGGAGTATTGACATTTAAGTTGTACCCATTTGATGCGTTTGGTTTTCTAGAGAATCAATAG
- the pfkA gene encoding 6-phosphofructokinase: MKRIAVLTSGGDAPGMNAAVRAVARKAITEGMEVFGINRGYAGMVDGDIFQLEAGTVANILSNGGTFLQSARYPEFAGLEGQLKGIEQLKKHGIEGVVVIGGDGSYHGAMRLTEHGFPAVGVPGTIDNDIVGTDYTIGFDTAVSTATEALDRIRDTSASHDRTFVVEVMGRNAGDIALWSGIASGADQIIIPEEDYDIDDVVAKIKQGYSRNKKHHIIVLAEGVMSGEAFAAKLKEAGDDSDLRVTNLGHLLRGGAPTARDRVLASWMGARAVALLKEGRGGVAVGIHKEELVESPILGTAEEGALFTLEGDKIVVNNPHKARLDFAKLNKDLAN, translated from the coding sequence ATGAAACGTATTGCTGTTTTAACTAGTGGTGGTGACGCTCCTGGTATGAATGCTGCTGTTCGTGCAGTAGCTCGTAAGGCAATCACAGAAGGAATGGAAGTTTTCGGCATTAACCGCGGTTATGCTGGAATGGTCGACGGAGATATTTTCCAACTTGAAGCTGGAACAGTTGCTAATATTCTTTCTAATGGTGGTACCTTCCTTCAATCAGCTCGCTATCCTGAATTTGCGGGTCTTGAAGGTCAATTAAAAGGTATTGAACAATTAAAAAAACACGGTATTGAAGGTGTCGTTGTTATTGGTGGTGATGGATCTTATCACGGAGCTATGCGCTTGACAGAACATGGCTTCCCAGCAGTTGGTGTTCCAGGAACCATTGATAATGATATCGTTGGTACAGACTATACCATTGGGTTTGATACAGCTGTAAGCACAGCTACTGAAGCACTTGACCGTATTCGTGATACGTCTGCGTCACACGACCGTACTTTCGTTGTTGAGGTCATGGGTCGCAATGCTGGGGACATCGCCCTTTGGTCTGGTATCGCTTCGGGTGCCGATCAAATTATTATTCCTGAAGAAGACTACGATATTGATGATGTTGTTGCTAAAATCAAGCAAGGCTATAGCCGAAACAAAAAACACCACATCATTGTTCTTGCTGAAGGTGTGATGAGTGGTGAAGCATTTGCTGCTAAATTGAAAGAAGCAGGAGATGATTCTGACCTTCGTGTCACCAACCTAGGACACTTGCTCCGTGGGGGAGCACCAACTGCTCGTGACCGTGTTCTCGCTTCATGGATGGGTGCTCGTGCCGTAGCACTTCTAAAAGAAGGTCGTGGCGGAGTTGCCGTAGGTATCCACAAAGAAGAGTTAGTTGAAAGTCCAATTCTTGGAACGGCTGAAGAAGGTGCTTTATTTACACTTGAAGGTGACAAAATTGTGGTTAACAACCCACATAAAGCACGCTTGGATTTTGCTAAATTGAACAAAGATTTAGCAAACTAA
- the pyk gene encoding pyruvate kinase: protein MNKRVKIVATLGPAVEIRGGKRFGDDGYWGEQLDVETSAAKIAELIEAGANVFRFNFSHGDHEEQGARMATVRRAEELARQKVGFLLDTKGPEMRTELFEGDDKEFAYTTGEKIRVATVQGQKSTRDVIALNVAGALDIYDEVSVGNTILIDDGKLGLRVLEKDIAKREFIVEVENDGVIAKQKGVNIPNTKIPFPALAERDNADIRFGLEQGLNFIAISFVRTAKDVEEVRAICKETGNEHVQLFAKIENQQGIDNIDEIIEAADGIMIARGDMGIEVPFEMVPVFQKMIITKVNAAGKAVITATNMLETMTDKPRATRSEVSDVFNAVIDGTDATMLSGESANGKYPVEAVKTMATIDKNAQGLLNEYGRLDSSSFPRTNKTDAVASAVKDASHSMDIKLVVTITESGNTARAISKFRPDADILAVTFDEKVQRSLMMYWGVIPVVTSKPGSTDDMFVLAEKVALETGLVQSGDNIVIVAGVPVGSGGTNTMRIRTVQ from the coding sequence ATGAATAAACGTGTAAAAATCGTTGCAACACTTGGTCCAGCGGTTGAAATCCGTGGCGGTAAGCGTTTCGGAGACGATGGGTATTGGGGTGAGCAACTAGATGTTGAAACGTCTGCAGCTAAAATTGCTGAGTTGATCGAAGCAGGAGCTAACGTTTTCCGTTTCAACTTCTCACATGGTGATCATGAAGAGCAAGGTGCTCGTATGGCTACTGTACGTCGTGCTGAAGAATTGGCACGCCAAAAAGTTGGTTTCCTTCTTGACACAAAAGGTCCAGAAATGCGTACAGAACTATTTGAAGGTGATGATAAAGAATTTGCGTACACAACAGGTGAAAAAATTCGTGTTGCTACTGTTCAAGGTCAAAAATCAACTCGTGATGTTATTGCATTGAACGTAGCAGGTGCCCTCGACATTTACGATGAAGTTTCAGTTGGTAATACTATTCTTATCGATGATGGAAAACTTGGTTTGCGTGTTCTTGAAAAAGATATTGCAAAACGTGAATTTATCGTTGAAGTTGAAAATGACGGTGTTATTGCTAAGCAAAAAGGTGTTAACATCCCTAATACCAAAATTCCTTTCCCTGCTCTTGCAGAACGCGATAATGCAGATATTCGTTTTGGTCTTGAACAAGGTCTTAACTTTATTGCTATCTCATTTGTTCGTACAGCTAAAGATGTTGAAGAAGTTCGTGCTATCTGTAAAGAAACTGGCAATGAACATGTTCAATTATTTGCCAAAATTGAAAACCAACAAGGTATTGACAATATTGATGAAATCATCGAAGCAGCTGATGGTATCATGATTGCTCGTGGTGATATGGGTATCGAAGTTCCATTTGAAATGGTTCCTGTATTCCAAAAAATGATCATCACTAAAGTTAATGCAGCAGGTAAAGCAGTTATCACAGCAACAAATATGCTTGAAACAATGACTGATAAACCACGTGCAACTCGTTCAGAAGTATCTGATGTCTTCAACGCTGTTATCGATGGTACTGACGCAACAATGCTTTCAGGTGAGTCAGCAAATGGTAAATACCCAGTTGAAGCTGTTAAAACAATGGCTACCATTGATAAAAATGCACAAGGTCTTCTTAACGAATATGGTCGTTTAGATTCATCATCATTCCCACGTACTAATAAAACGGATGCTGTTGCTTCAGCGGTTAAGGATGCTTCACATTCAATGGACATCAAGCTTGTTGTTACAATCACAGAATCAGGTAATACTGCACGTGCCATTTCTAAATTCCGTCCGGATGCAGACATCTTGGCAGTTACTTTCGATGAAAAAGTACAACGTTCATTGATGATGTATTGGGGTGTTATCCCAGTTGTAACTTCAAAACCAGGTTCAACTGATGATATGTTTGTATTAGCTGAAAAAGTTGCTCTTGAAACAGGTCTTGTTCAATCAGGAGATAACATTGTCATCGTTGCTGGTGTGCCAGTTGGTTCAGGTGGCACTAACACAATGCGTATCCGCACAGTTCAATAA
- a CDS encoding mannitol-1-phosphate 5-dehydrogenase, with amino-acid sequence MKKAVHFGAGNIGRGFIGDILFANDFSIDFVDVNERIIDALNDRHGYDIEIAEDGKRHISISNVSGINNSKNPADVVAAVAEADLITTAIGPNILPFIAELIANGLKVRKEAGNTQPIDVLACENMIGGSQFLYEEVKKYLSDEELAYIEEYVGFPNAAVDRIVPAQNHEDPLFVVVEPFSEWVVETSRMKNTALKLEGVHYEEDLEPFIERKLFSVNSGHATSAYTGAYYGAKTILEALQNADVKAQLEAVLGEIRSLLIAKWGFDEADLKAYHEVIISRFENPYIVDDVVRVARTPIRKLGFDERFIRPIRELRDRGLSYDNLLKTVAFVFNYKDDNDEQSVQLQQLLSEKSLRDVIVDVTGLDDQTLVDEILASVEGLKHQ; translated from the coding sequence ATGAAAAAAGCAGTACATTTTGGTGCCGGAAATATTGGTCGAGGCTTTATTGGTGATATTTTATTCGCCAATGACTTTTCGATTGACTTTGTAGATGTTAACGAAAGGATTATCGACGCTCTGAATGATCGTCATGGTTATGATATTGAAATTGCTGAAGATGGTAAGCGTCACATTAGCATTTCAAATGTTTCAGGTATTAACAACTCAAAAAATCCAGCTGATGTAGTGGCAGCAGTTGCGGAAGCAGATTTGATTACAACAGCCATTGGACCAAATATCTTACCATTTATCGCAGAATTAATTGCGAATGGATTGAAAGTTCGTAAAGAAGCTGGAAACACACAACCTATTGATGTTTTAGCTTGTGAAAATATGATTGGTGGTTCACAATTTTTATACGAAGAAGTCAAAAAATACCTTTCAGACGAAGAGTTGGCTTATATTGAAGAGTACGTTGGGTTCCCAAATGCGGCTGTTGATCGCATTGTACCAGCTCAAAATCACGAGGACCCACTTTTTGTTGTCGTAGAACCATTTAGCGAGTGGGTAGTGGAAACAAGCCGTATGAAGAATACCGCCTTAAAATTGGAAGGCGTGCACTATGAAGAAGACTTGGAACCATTTATTGAACGTAAATTGTTCTCTGTTAACTCAGGTCATGCCACATCAGCTTACACAGGGGCATACTACGGTGCCAAAACGATTCTTGAAGCCCTCCAAAATGCTGATGTTAAAGCACAACTGGAAGCTGTCCTTGGTGAAATTCGTTCGTTGCTGATTGCTAAGTGGGGCTTTGATGAAGCGGATTTGAAAGCCTATCATGAGGTGATTATCAGCCGTTTTGAAAATCCATATATTGTTGATGATGTTGTCCGTGTAGCTCGCACACCAATCCGTAAACTTGGTTTTGATGAGCGATTTATTCGTCCAATTCGTGAATTGCGTGATCGTGGGTTATCATACGACAATCTTCTTAAAACGGTTGCATTTGTCTTTAACTATAAAGATGACAATGATGAGCAAAGTGTCCAACTCCAGCAGTTGTTATCTGAAAAATCACTTCGTGACGTTATCGTTGACGTTACTGGTCTTGATGATCAGACACTCGTGGATGAAATCCTTGCTAGTGTGGAAGGATTGAAACATCAATAA
- the glmS gene encoding glutamine--fructose-6-phosphate transaminase (isomerizing): protein MCGIVGVVGNRNATDILMQGLEKLEYRGYDSAGIYVANGEHSSLVKSVGRIADLRAKIGIDVAGNTGIGHTRWATHGQATEDNAHPHTSASGRFVLVHNGVIENYLQIKEEYLSGHDLKGQTDTEIAVHLIGRLVEDGLSVLEAFKKALSIIEGSYAFALVDSKDTDTIYVAKNKSPLLIGLGDDYNMVCSDAMAMIRETSEFMEIHDKELVILTKDSATVTDYEGNQIDRDSYTAELDLSDIGKGTYPFYMLKEIDEQPTVMRKLISTYADSEGNMNIDPAIVKSVQEADRIYILAAGTSYNAGFASKAMLEKLTDTPVELGVASEWGYNMPLLSEKPMFILLSQSGETADSRQVLVKANEMGIPSLTVTNVPGSTLSREATYTMLLHAGPEIAVASTKAYTAQVAALAFLAKAVGEANGKTEALEFDLVHELSLVAQSIEATLSEKDMIADKVETLLATTRNAFYIGRGNDYYVAMEASLKLKEISYIQCEGFAAGELKHGTISLIEDGTPVIGLISSSELVAAHTRGNIQEVAARGANVLTVVEEGLERDGDDIIVNKVHPFLATIGMVIPTQLIAYYASLQRGLDVDKPRNLAKAVTVE, encoded by the coding sequence ATGTGTGGAATTGTTGGTGTTGTAGGAAATCGTAATGCAACAGATATCTTGATGCAAGGTCTTGAAAAGTTAGAGTACCGTGGTTATGATTCAGCAGGTATTTATGTTGCCAATGGTGAGCATTCTAGCCTTGTCAAATCAGTTGGTCGTATTGCAGATCTTCGTGCTAAAATTGGTATTGATGTTGCTGGAAATACTGGTATTGGTCATACACGTTGGGCTACTCATGGTCAGGCAACTGAAGATAATGCTCACCCACATACATCAGCAAGTGGACGTTTTGTTTTGGTTCACAATGGTGTTATTGAAAACTACCTTCAAATAAAAGAAGAGTACCTTTCTGGTCATGACTTAAAAGGTCAAACAGATACGGAGATTGCGGTACACTTGATTGGTCGACTTGTCGAGGACGGTTTGTCTGTCTTAGAAGCCTTTAAGAAAGCTTTATCAATCATCGAAGGTTCTTATGCTTTTGCACTGGTTGATTCTAAAGATACAGATACTATCTATGTCGCAAAAAACAAGTCACCACTTTTGATTGGTTTGGGTGATGATTACAATATGGTCTGTTCAGATGCAATGGCCATGATTCGTGAAACATCTGAATTTATGGAAATCCATGATAAAGAATTGGTTATTTTGACAAAAGATTCAGCAACTGTTACTGATTACGAAGGTAATCAAATTGATCGTGATTCGTATACAGCAGAGCTTGACCTTTCAGACATTGGTAAAGGGACTTACCCATTCTACATGCTCAAAGAAATTGATGAGCAACCAACTGTTATGCGTAAATTGATTTCTACATACGCTGACAGCGAAGGAAATATGAACATCGATCCAGCGATCGTTAAATCTGTTCAGGAAGCTGATCGTATCTACATTCTTGCTGCTGGAACATCATACAATGCTGGTTTTGCTTCAAAAGCAATGCTTGAAAAATTAACTGATACACCTGTGGAGCTTGGTGTTGCCTCTGAGTGGGGGTATAATATGCCACTGCTTAGTGAGAAACCAATGTTTATTTTACTTAGCCAATCAGGTGAAACAGCCGATAGCCGTCAAGTGCTTGTAAAAGCCAATGAAATGGGAATACCAAGTTTGACAGTAACCAATGTTCCAGGTTCTACGCTTTCACGTGAAGCAACCTATACAATGCTTCTTCATGCTGGACCTGAAATTGCCGTTGCGTCAACAAAAGCCTATACAGCTCAAGTAGCTGCGCTTGCTTTCTTGGCAAAAGCGGTCGGTGAAGCTAATGGTAAGACAGAAGCACTTGAATTTGACTTAGTGCATGAGTTATCATTAGTTGCACAATCTATCGAAGCAACACTTTCTGAGAAAGATATGATTGCTGATAAAGTTGAGACGTTATTAGCTACAACACGTAATGCCTTCTATATTGGCCGTGGTAATGACTACTATGTTGCTATGGAAGCATCTCTTAAATTGAAAGAAATTTCATACATCCAATGTGAAGGATTTGCCGCAGGTGAATTAAAACACGGTACCATTTCATTGATTGAAGATGGGACTCCAGTTATCGGTTTGATTTCTTCAAGCGAATTGGTAGCCGCTCATACACGTGGTAATATCCAAGAAGTAGCTGCTCGTGGTGCCAATGTCTTGACAGTTGTAGAAGAAGGATTAGAACGTGATGGGGATGATATTATTGTCAATAAAGTTCATCCATTCTTAGCAACCATTGGTATGGTAATTCCAACTCAGTTGATTGCTTACTACGCATCACTTCAACGTGGTCTTGACGTTGACAAACCACGTAACCTTGCTAAAGCCGTTACTGTTGAGTAA
- a CDS encoding BglG family transcription antiterminator — MLLTKREEQLLKAFLKYGKLSVNQLTEILQVSKRTTYRTIADLTESLHTHQIGVLRESGKYYLSGELDQLKHYQYQKMYSQRERLSQISLSLLMESKPLTNEWLQEVFLVSNVTIIQDIAIIEERFKVFELRLHRQGGYSLEGDKGLKRWLAAVILTRSQAVSDFGKLEQVKLTWFNVKQFKIAKKLFEQISEQLPECDTIMGHFLIVLLSLANANQLDLQSRPVSREALDLTRSLFNDYAKQSGQFFNLQEILYFAQRLDEFVIKRQPIPLFQEQMDSEFYYNISNLIDKVSLYTKINFAKDQVLFKFLFNHIRLSLAVPEMFGESSQNAIAHSALKHSSYLHRVVSLLVKDIFPPYLQTENEYELITLHFASSLRRSPDIYPIRLLLLTDERPLARELLVTRIKHLAPFIERLSVTSPSQIEVTAIQQYDAVLTTQPTTEDFYFIPIYPDGKELLALQDFLQGVQENREVVVRDDLPIEASFDVQDYLVVSQSLLQHFNVYQVANVGAFEEAVATVVSVLPGIADYDYLSAKLIQRFEQSPMAVPETGLMLLHTQSSSVKQSGFYVCDLEQPVTAISMNGEPEVITRVLVMLTGISESETVRELMTAIGQSIIENHLYTEIYKTGNKAIIYQLLNQIFTENIKKMEN, encoded by the coding sequence ATGCTATTGACAAAACGAGAAGAACAATTGCTGAAAGCTTTCCTGAAATATGGGAAGCTTTCCGTCAATCAACTAACAGAGATTTTACAAGTGTCAAAACGGACCACCTATCGGACGATTGCTGATCTTACCGAGAGTTTACATACTCATCAAATCGGGGTATTAAGAGAGTCTGGGAAATATTACTTATCTGGTGAGTTAGATCAACTAAAGCATTACCAGTACCAAAAGATGTATTCTCAGAGAGAAAGACTTTCTCAAATTTCCCTCTCTTTATTAATGGAAAGCAAGCCTTTAACCAATGAATGGTTACAAGAAGTCTTTTTAGTGAGTAATGTGACAATCATCCAAGATATTGCTATCATTGAAGAACGTTTCAAGGTGTTTGAACTCCGCCTGCATCGCCAGGGAGGTTATTCCCTTGAAGGAGATAAAGGATTAAAAAGATGGTTAGCAGCTGTTATTTTAACACGAAGTCAGGCTGTTTCTGACTTTGGTAAGTTAGAGCAAGTAAAACTGACGTGGTTTAATGTGAAGCAGTTTAAGATTGCAAAAAAACTTTTTGAACAAATTAGTGAGCAACTTCCTGAATGTGACACTATTATGGGGCACTTTCTGATTGTTTTATTGAGTTTGGCTAATGCTAATCAGCTGGACCTACAAAGTCGACCTGTTAGTCGAGAAGCTCTTGATTTAACCCGATCACTTTTTAATGATTATGCCAAACAATCTGGTCAGTTTTTTAACTTACAAGAAATTTTATATTTTGCTCAACGTTTGGATGAATTTGTCATTAAACGACAACCCATTCCGCTTTTTCAAGAGCAGATGGATAGTGAGTTTTACTACAATATCTCGAATTTAATTGATAAAGTATCTCTTTACACAAAAATTAACTTTGCGAAAGATCAGGTTTTGTTTAAATTTCTTTTTAATCATATTCGGTTAAGTTTAGCTGTTCCAGAAATGTTTGGTGAGTCTAGTCAGAATGCTATTGCGCATAGTGCTTTGAAACACAGTTCCTATCTGCATCGCGTTGTCAGTCTGTTGGTTAAAGACATTTTCCCACCATACTTACAGACAGAGAATGAATACGAACTGATTACCTTACATTTTGCTTCTAGTTTAAGAAGAAGTCCTGATATCTATCCTATTCGTCTCTTGTTATTGACAGATGAAAGACCCTTGGCTAGAGAGCTCTTAGTGACTCGGATTAAACATTTGGCACCTTTTATAGAACGGCTAAGTGTTACCTCACCGAGTCAGATTGAGGTAACCGCCATTCAGCAGTATGATGCTGTTTTAACAACACAACCGACTACAGAAGATTTCTATTTTATTCCGATTTATCCTGACGGGAAGGAACTTCTTGCTCTTCAGGATTTCTTGCAGGGTGTGCAAGAAAATCGTGAGGTAGTTGTTCGTGATGACTTGCCAATTGAGGCTAGCTTTGATGTTCAAGATTATCTGGTAGTCAGCCAGTCTTTATTACAACATTTTAATGTCTATCAAGTCGCTAATGTTGGAGCTTTCGAAGAGGCAGTGGCGACCGTCGTTAGCGTCTTACCAGGAATTGCTGATTATGATTATTTATCGGCAAAGTTAATCCAACGCTTTGAGCAAAGTCCCATGGCCGTTCCCGAAACGGGCTTAATGCTGCTTCATACACAGTCAAGTAGTGTCAAACAATCAGGCTTTTATGTTTGTGATTTGGAACAACCTGTAACAGCTATTTCGATGAATGGAGAGCCCGAAGTGATTACAAGAGTATTAGTCATGCTGACGGGCATTTCCGAAAGTGAAACTGTTAGGGAGTTGATGACAGCAATTGGTCAATCAATTATTGAAAATCATCTCTATACAGAGATTTACAAAACTGGTAATAAGGCTATTATCTATCAGTTGCTTAACCAAATTTTCACAGAAAATATCAAAAAAATGGAGAATTAA
- a CDS encoding PTS mannitol-specific transporter subunit IIBC translates to MEQQSSLKVKIQKLGTTLSNMVMPNIGAFIAWGVITALFIEAGYLPNEKLATIVGPMLTYLLPILIGYTGGYNVYAQRGGVVGAIATFGAIAGSTVPMFIGAMIMGPLGGWLIKKFDEKFQSKIPTGFEMLVNNFSAGLIGFGLVLIAFFAIGPVVATLTGWVGDGVQAIVDAKLLPIANLIIEPAKVLFLNNALNHGIFTPLGTEQAAATGKSILYLLEANPGPGLGILLAYGIFGKGSAKASSWGATIIHFLGGIHEIYFPYVMMKPAMFLAAIAGGVTGTFTFQLLGAGLTSPSSPGSIIAIMAMAPKGFGPHLVVLAGVLAATVASFLVASIILKTDKSTGDDLAQAQAATAAAKAQAKGQSTSTESAPITEDISATSIDQIIFACDAGMGSSAMGASILRDKVKKAGLNIPVTNKAISNLTDVDRTLIVTQEELAARAYQRTPRAAHVSVDNFLATPKYDEIVSLLVEEETATVPIEETQAVTTDEKVDLNQIDEVVFAYGKAEGSATMGQATLEAIFKHQNIGIPVSKAAFVELDRFNAKNILVVTTIANQTDVQSAAPNAQLLVVDSLVTTPEYDKMVARMNK, encoded by the coding sequence ATGGAACAACAATCATCATTAAAAGTGAAAATCCAAAAACTTGGAACAACACTTTCTAATATGGTCATGCCCAATATTGGGGCATTTATTGCGTGGGGAGTAATCACAGCACTTTTTATTGAAGCAGGTTACTTACCAAACGAAAAATTAGCCACCATTGTAGGTCCAATGTTGACTTACTTGCTTCCCATTCTTATTGGTTATACTGGTGGTTACAACGTCTATGCCCAACGTGGAGGTGTTGTTGGTGCCATTGCTACGTTTGGTGCTATCGCTGGTTCCACAGTGCCAATGTTTATTGGGGCTATGATTATGGGACCACTCGGTGGTTGGCTAATCAAAAAGTTCGATGAAAAATTCCAATCAAAAATTCCAACTGGATTTGAAATGTTGGTTAACAACTTCTCAGCTGGCTTAATCGGCTTTGGTCTTGTCCTTATTGCCTTCTTTGCCATTGGTCCAGTTGTTGCCACATTGACGGGTTGGGTTGGTGATGGTGTTCAAGCTATTGTTGATGCTAAACTCTTACCGATTGCCAACTTGATTATTGAACCTGCTAAAGTTCTCTTCTTAAATAATGCTCTTAATCATGGCATCTTTACCCCACTGGGTACTGAACAAGCAGCAGCTACTGGTAAATCAATTCTTTACTTACTTGAAGCCAACCCTGGACCTGGTCTTGGTATTCTCCTTGCTTATGGTATCTTTGGTAAAGGTTCAGCAAAAGCTTCTTCATGGGGAGCAACTATCATTCACTTCCTTGGTGGTATTCACGAAATCTACTTCCCATATGTCATGATGAAACCCGCTATGTTCTTAGCAGCAATCGCAGGTGGTGTGACTGGTACCTTTACCTTCCAACTTCTTGGGGCAGGTCTAACGTCACCGTCATCACCAGGGTCAATCATCGCTATTATGGCTATGGCACCTAAAGGATTTGGACCACACTTGGTTGTTCTTGCAGGTGTTCTTGCCGCGACAGTAGCATCATTTCTTGTAGCATCCATTATCCTTAAAACTGATAAATCAACAGGCGACGATTTGGCCCAAGCTCAAGCAGCGACAGCCGCGGCGAAAGCTCAAGCAAAAGGTCAATCAACGTCAACAGAATCAGCCCCAATCACAGAAGATATTTCTGCAACCTCTATTGATCAAATTATCTTCGCTTGCGATGCTGGTATGGGAAGTTCAGCTATGGGAGCCTCTATTCTGCGTGATAAGGTGAAAAAAGCTGGTCTTAATATTCCTGTTACTAATAAAGCCATTTCAAACCTAACAGATGTTGACCGCACCTTGATTGTGACTCAAGAAGAGTTAGCAGCACGCGCTTATCAACGGACACCACGTGCCGCACACGTTTCAGTGGATAATTTCTTGGCCACACCAAAATATGATGAAATTGTATCTCTATTAGTAGAAGAAGAAACAGCGACTGTTCCAATAGAAGAGACTCAAGCTGTTACAACAGATGAAAAGGTTGATTTGAACCAAATTGACGAAGTCGTATTTGCTTATGGAAAAGCCGAAGGTTCAGCAACAATGGGTCAAGCGACTCTTGAAGCCATCTTTAAGCATCAAAATATTGGTATTCCAGTATCAAAAGCAGCTTTTGTCGAACTTGACCGTTTTAATGCCAAAAATATTCTTGTCGTCACCACAATTGCTAATCAAACTGATGTCCAATCAGCTGCACCAAATGCTCAACTTCTTGTCGTTGATAGTCTTGTTACCACACCAGAATATGACAAAATGGTCGCTAGAATGAATAAATAA
- a CDS encoding PTS sugar transporter subunit IIA, which translates to MQFEKELIKLNQSFDNKEEAIRYCGNLLKDGGYVNPSYVDAMITRNEELSVYMGNFIAIPHGTDNAKKEVLKSGITVVQVPKGVNFGTDESPQTATVLFGIAGIGDEHLDMIQKISIFCADVNNVVKLADAQTEEEVIRLLNSVA; encoded by the coding sequence ATGCAATTCGAAAAAGAACTCATTAAGTTAAATCAATCGTTTGATAACAAGGAAGAGGCCATTCGCTATTGTGGTAATCTTCTCAAAGATGGAGGTTATGTTAATCCATCATATGTAGATGCCATGATTACGCGTAATGAAGAATTATCTGTTTACATGGGCAATTTTATTGCGATTCCACATGGCACAGATAATGCCAAAAAAGAAGTTTTGAAATCTGGTATCACTGTTGTTCAAGTACCTAAAGGTGTTAATTTTGGAACGGACGAAAGCCCACAAACCGCAACAGTTTTGTTTGGTATTGCAGGAATTGGAGACGAGCACTTGGATATGATTCAGAAAATTTCTATCTTCTGCGCAGATGTTAATAATGTGGTAAAATTAGCAGATGCTCAAACAGAAGAAGAAGTTATCCGTTTGTTGAACAGTGTTGCCTAA